A portion of the Bacteroidota bacterium genome contains these proteins:
- a CDS encoding glycerol acyltransferase produces MDLSKEYINIHRLIKASDSKLLKRLPNFIIYLIKLIIRQNEINRILSVYANFEGVDFLSKIIKELNIKVEIEGIENLPENGKCFFVANHPFGFVDGLILTSTVANKYGDFKAIGNNVFMLIPHLKGNIAAVNVFGANPRDYVIELERVFNSDIPITHFPAGLVSRIQKGKVEDSDWQKGFIKAVAYQRNVVPFYFYGRNSLLFYFIYIARKTFGISKTLELVLLPHELFNKRNKTIRVKIGKPISYNTFDMSRSHHDWAQFVKKQVYNLKNAI; encoded by the coding sequence AATATATCAATATTCACAGGCTTATAAAAGCAAGCGATTCAAAGCTACTGAAACGCTTACCTAACTTTATAATTTACCTGATTAAACTAATTATCAGGCAAAATGAGATAAATCGAATTCTATCTGTTTACGCAAATTTCGAAGGAGTTGATTTTTTATCCAAAATAATTAAGGAGCTAAATATAAAAGTTGAAATTGAAGGAATTGAGAATTTGCCCGAAAACGGTAAATGCTTTTTTGTGGCAAATCATCCTTTTGGATTTGTTGATGGCCTAATTCTAACAAGCACAGTTGCTAACAAATACGGTGATTTTAAGGCTATCGGCAACAACGTGTTTATGCTTATACCCCATTTAAAAGGGAATATTGCTGCGGTAAATGTTTTTGGAGCGAATCCAAGGGATTATGTTATAGAGCTGGAGAGAGTATTTAATTCTGATATCCCTATCACTCATTTCCCCGCTGGTCTTGTTTCGAGGATTCAAAAGGGAAAAGTTGAGGATAGTGATTGGCAAAAAGGGTTTATTAAAGCGGTTGCGTATCAGCGTAACGTTGTTCCGTTTTATTTCTACGGGCGAAATTCACTTCTTTTTTATTTTATATATATCGCCCGAAAAACTTTTGGAATAAGTAAAACCTTAGAATTAGTTCTATTGCCTCATGAACTATTTAACAAACGAAATAAAACCATAAGGGTTAAAATAGGCAAGCCCATTTCATACAACACCTTCGATATGTCAAGGTCGCACCACGATTGGGCACAATTTGTAAAAAAACAGGTGTATAACTTAAAAAACGCAATATGA